From Kiritimatiellia bacterium, a single genomic window includes:
- a CDS encoding glycosyl hydrolase family 57: MSIPHDIIDGWPNVCGDEDRLCRWPVAGELYAPESPIAFDRVEAACAIALHMHQPQIPAGGDHLETAAIISNLQYMMEHQHIGDNHNAPVFRWCYQRMGEFVPSLLDEGREPRVMLDYSGTLLWGLRQMGAEDVFDALRRITTDPRRRRAVEWLGTAWGHAVAPSTPVQDFRLHVAAWRHHFAAIFGPEALARVRGFSPPEMALPNHPDVAYEFVRTLLDHGYEWVLVQEHTVEHPDSGAHPAEPHQPHRLVCHNSVGQTASILAIIKTKGSDTKLVGQMQPWYEARALRRRFFGGRSRPPLVTQISDGENGGVMMNEFPPKYHEVVREASGSPWPLMNVTEYLEFLRRDGWSPDQAPVIQPVFQKRIWDRVAPGSGPERVAAAIEDARREDHRFHMEGGSWTANISWVRGYENVLGPIERVSALFHQRVASAGVPSADPRYRRALVLLMLCETSCFRYWGQGVWTDYARELCRRAEEAILRDFPT; this comes from the coding sequence ATGAGCATCCCGCACGACATCATCGATGGCTGGCCCAACGTTTGTGGCGATGAGGATCGCCTCTGCCGCTGGCCGGTGGCCGGCGAACTCTACGCGCCGGAAAGCCCGATCGCGTTCGACCGCGTCGAGGCGGCCTGTGCGATTGCGCTGCACATGCACCAGCCCCAGATTCCGGCCGGGGGCGACCATCTCGAAACCGCCGCGATCATCAGCAACCTGCAGTACATGATGGAGCACCAGCACATCGGCGATAACCACAACGCGCCGGTGTTTCGGTGGTGCTATCAGCGTATGGGCGAGTTTGTCCCGTCGCTGCTGGACGAGGGCCGGGAGCCCCGCGTGATGCTGGACTACTCCGGCACGCTGCTGTGGGGCCTTCGGCAGATGGGCGCGGAGGACGTGTTCGATGCGCTGCGGCGCATCACCACCGATCCCCGCCGGCGCCGCGCGGTGGAGTGGTTGGGCACCGCGTGGGGGCATGCAGTCGCGCCGTCCACGCCGGTTCAGGATTTCCGGCTTCACGTCGCCGCCTGGCGGCACCACTTCGCCGCAATTTTTGGCCCGGAGGCCCTCGCACGCGTCCGCGGTTTCTCCCCACCGGAAATGGCGTTACCGAACCACCCCGATGTCGCCTATGAGTTCGTCCGCACATTGCTCGATCACGGGTACGAGTGGGTGCTCGTGCAGGAGCACACCGTCGAACACCCCGACAGCGGCGCCCACCCCGCGGAGCCGCACCAGCCGCACCGACTGGTCTGCCACAACAGCGTCGGCCAGACGGCGTCGATCCTCGCGATCATAAAGACGAAGGGCAGCGATACAAAGCTCGTCGGCCAGATGCAACCATGGTACGAGGCGCGAGCACTGCGGCGCCGCTTTTTCGGTGGCCGCTCGCGCCCGCCGCTGGTCACGCAGATTTCGGACGGCGAAAACGGCGGGGTGATGATGAACGAATTCCCGCCGAAGTACCACGAGGTCGTGCGCGAGGCGTCCGGCAGCCCTTGGCCATTGATGAACGTGACCGAATACCTCGAGTTCCTCCGGCGCGACGGATGGTCGCCCGACCAGGCACCCGTGATCCAGCCGGTCTTTCAAAAGCGCATCTGGGACCGGGTGGCGCCAGGCTCGGGTCCGGAACGGGTCGCCGCAGCCATCGAGGATGCACGCCGAGAAGACCACCGTTTCCACATGGAGGGCGGAAGTTGGACCGCGAACATCTCATGGGTGCGCGGTTACGAGAACGTTCTCGGCCCAATTGAACGGGTGAGCGCCCTGTTCCATCAGCGCGTCGCCTCCGCTGGGGTGCCGTCCGCAGACCCTCGCTACCGGCGCGCGCTGGTGCTGTTGATGCTGTGCGAGACGTCCTGCTTCCGCTACTGGGGGCAGGGCGTCTGGACCGACTACGCCCGCGAGCTCTGCCGCCGCGCCGAAGAGGCCATTCTGCGCGACTTTCCTACCTGA
- the lpxK gene encoding tetraacyldisaccharide 4'-kinase, with product MAQNRREKLESYVLAVIEGRRTGTGPAVLRAVLRVLSVLFGAGVQLRLWLYRRGVLRPHELGCQVISVGNLTVGGTGKTPIVETLARELQRRGRKVAILSRGYKKKPPPLTRRLREVLRGRRPRHEPLVVSDGRRLLLDSTQGGDEPFMLASNLPDVVVLVGRDRVKSGRMAIRDFGCDTLILDDGFQHLRLKHRLDIVLVDRTNPFGNRRLLPAGILREPVRNIRRAGFIFVTKCDGGGAGELLPQLRRYNPDAEISECRHCPRYLREVYTREVKPLEFLRGLDVGAVSGIAAPKGFEDTLVKLGARVLYHKRYADHHRYTQQEIIWAINKSLARGAKALITTEKDAVRFPHIERRDLPIYYLRVEIEMLSGSEAFREWIERICFR from the coding sequence ATGGCGCAGAATCGCCGCGAGAAACTTGAAAGTTACGTCCTGGCCGTCATCGAGGGGCGGCGCACGGGGACCGGCCCCGCGGTGTTGCGGGCGGTGCTGCGGGTGCTCTCGGTTCTGTTCGGGGCGGGGGTTCAGCTGCGGTTATGGTTGTATCGGCGTGGTGTGTTGCGCCCGCACGAGCTTGGCTGCCAGGTGATCAGCGTCGGCAATCTGACGGTGGGGGGCACTGGGAAAACGCCGATCGTGGAGACGCTGGCGCGGGAGTTGCAGCGGCGGGGCCGCAAGGTCGCGATTCTGAGCCGCGGATACAAGAAGAAGCCACCGCCGCTCACGCGACGATTGAGGGAAGTGCTTCGCGGCCGCCGACCGCGGCACGAACCGCTGGTGGTGTCGGACGGGCGCCGGCTCCTGCTTGATTCGACGCAGGGAGGGGACGAGCCGTTTATGCTCGCTTCGAACCTGCCGGACGTCGTTGTGCTGGTCGGGAGGGACCGCGTGAAGAGCGGGCGGATGGCGATCCGTGATTTTGGCTGTGACACGCTGATCCTCGACGATGGTTTTCAGCATCTGCGGCTGAAGCACCGGCTCGACATCGTGCTGGTGGACCGCACCAATCCGTTCGGCAACCGGCGACTATTGCCGGCCGGCATCTTGCGGGAGCCGGTGCGCAACATCCGGCGGGCCGGTTTCATTTTCGTGACGAAGTGCGACGGTGGGGGCGCGGGCGAGCTGCTGCCGCAGTTGCGACGGTACAATCCCGACGCGGAGATTTCCGAGTGTCGTCATTGTCCCCGTTATTTGCGCGAGGTCTACACGCGGGAGGTGAAACCGTTGGAGTTTCTGCGCGGGCTGGACGTCGGGGCGGTCTCCGGGATTGCGGCGCCGAAAGGATTTGAGGACACACTGGTGAAGCTCGGCGCCCGGGTGCTGTACCACAAGCGCTACGCGGATCACCACCGCTACACGCAGCAGGAGATCATCTGGGCGATCAACAAGTCTCTTGCGCGGGGTGCGAAAGCGCTGATCACAACGGAGAAGGACGCAGTGCGTTTCCCGCACATCGAGCGGCGCGATCTGCCGATTTACTACCTCCGGGTGGAGATCGAGATGCTTTCCGGATCCGAGGCGTTTCGTGAGTGGATTGAACGCATCTGCTTCCGCTGA
- a CDS encoding glycosyltransferase, with translation MRWLLINPIKSAGWGGMEGWMLRLASELAAQGEECAIAGRIRSPWPARCARAGIEFEPLCFGGDAAPWAWLSLARIMRRRRPDVVIVKGFRQARWARLTAPSAAIAVKLPAGGELRDTLADRWTVRSVVDRILTDCHATRAELLRRRWLRPARVVVAYNGVTPISHWPDEALRRRARTVLLGNRSDVGPIAVVVGRLDAAKRVDDVLGAFAAVGADVAARLVVIGDGPDRERIQALVRSFGVQERVELLGWRDDAAELMWGADLLIHASEREGLSNAILEAMAAGLPVVATKSGGTAEAVEDGLTGRLVDCGDRAAMAAAIGELLRDRALASRLGAAGAARVRERFTVPGMVRAIRCAMGEVVALRRRLVRRPVQRPDRSALVEAVPGAGGWLPADGRQEEWNLVKATRRVMVHRRSGGEGTELYAKSFLAVRWRDRVGSWVRRPRAWANYRTAQRLALRGFETVPHLAATWRRGAGGGIESVLLTCAVPNTVRMDVWVRSILAEPRMRRHVAVAAGRWLAALHENWVIPHDLKASNILVRTAPPLDFVLLDLDNCTTARPPLHRDIVRNFAQFRRSFEQDLGFDEWRRFCAAYACARGWSVVRLRRLLLRVERRARRRGMRDCTAVAGSSPTTA, from the coding sequence ATGCGTTGGTTACTGATCAATCCGATCAAGTCGGCGGGTTGGGGCGGCATGGAGGGTTGGATGCTGCGGCTGGCCAGCGAACTGGCCGCGCAGGGGGAGGAGTGTGCGATCGCCGGCAGGATTCGCAGCCCGTGGCCGGCTCGCTGCGCGCGCGCGGGCATCGAGTTCGAGCCGCTCTGCTTCGGCGGCGATGCGGCGCCATGGGCGTGGCTCTCGTTGGCGCGCATCATGCGACGGCGCCGGCCCGATGTGGTCATCGTGAAGGGATTTCGGCAAGCGCGCTGGGCCCGGCTGACGGCACCGAGTGCGGCGATCGCGGTGAAGCTGCCGGCCGGCGGCGAATTGCGGGACACGTTGGCGGACCGCTGGACGGTGCGGTCGGTGGTGGACCGGATTCTGACCGACTGCCATGCGACGCGAGCGGAGCTGTTGCGACGTCGCTGGCTGCGGCCGGCGCGCGTGGTCGTCGCATACAACGGCGTAACGCCGATCTCGCATTGGCCGGACGAAGCGCTCAGGCGGCGTGCGCGCACAGTGCTGCTCGGCAATCGGAGCGACGTGGGCCCGATCGCGGTGGTTGTTGGACGGCTCGACGCCGCGAAGCGGGTGGACGATGTGCTGGGGGCGTTTGCGGCGGTGGGGGCGGACGTGGCGGCGCGGCTTGTGGTGATCGGTGATGGTCCCGACCGTGAACGGATTCAGGCGTTGGTGCGATCCTTCGGGGTGCAGGAGCGGGTGGAACTGCTCGGCTGGCGCGACGACGCGGCCGAGCTGATGTGGGGAGCCGACCTTTTGATTCACGCCAGTGAGCGGGAGGGGCTCAGCAACGCGATCCTGGAGGCGATGGCCGCGGGTCTGCCGGTGGTCGCGACGAAGAGCGGCGGCACGGCGGAGGCGGTTGAGGACGGCCTGACGGGGCGGTTGGTGGACTGCGGTGATCGCGCCGCGATGGCGGCGGCGATCGGGGAGCTGCTGCGCGATCGCGCGTTGGCGAGCCGCCTCGGAGCGGCGGGTGCGGCCCGCGTGCGGGAGCGGTTTACGGTGCCGGGCATGGTGCGCGCGATTCGGTGCGCGATGGGCGAGGTCGTCGCGCTGCGGCGGCGGCTCGTCCGACGGCCGGTTCAGCGACCGGATCGCAGCGCTTTGGTGGAAGCGGTGCCGGGCGCCGGCGGATGGTTGCCCGCCGATGGCCGCCAGGAGGAATGGAATCTCGTCAAAGCGACGCGGCGAGTGATGGTTCATCGCCGGTCCGGCGGGGAGGGCACGGAGCTCTACGCGAAGAGCTTTCTGGCGGTTCGATGGCGCGACCGGGTCGGCTCGTGGGTTCGGCGGCCCCGCGCGTGGGCGAACTACCGCACCGCGCAGCGGCTGGCCCTGCGGGGGTTTGAAACCGTGCCGCATCTGGCCGCAACCTGGAGACGCGGCGCAGGCGGCGGGATCGAGTCGGTGCTGCTGACGTGCGCGGTGCCGAACACGGTACGGATGGACGTGTGGGTCCGCTCCATCCTCGCGGAGCCACGCATGCGACGGCATGTGGCGGTGGCGGCCGGCCGCTGGCTGGCCGCGCTGCATGAGAACTGGGTCATTCCGCACGATTTGAAGGCCAGCAACATCCTCGTGCGCACCGCGCCACCGCTGGACTTTGTGCTGTTGGACCTCGACAACTGCACCACCGCGCGACCGCCATTGCATCGGGACATAGTGCGCAACTTTGCGCAGTTTCGCCGTTCGTTCGAACAGGATCTTGGCTTCGACGAATGGCGCCGCTTTTGTGCGGCCTATGCGTGCGCGCGCGGATGGTCAGTGGTCCGACTGCGCAGGCTGCTGTTGAGGGTGGAGCGAAGGGCGCGTCGGCGCGGAATGCGGGACTGCACCGCTGTGGCCGGCTCGTCACCGACCACGGCCTGA
- the waaF gene encoding lipopolysaccharide heptosyltransferase II, whose product MNASASAEGGDWPRRAAILGVNWIGDTLMSAPAVAVWRRRYPSARLLILARAAPAAVWRLLGLGDEVEVIAPGALGSWRAAVALRAWRAELVAVCPHSVRSSWMAAVSGAPKVVGLPGPMRRWFGIDVVRPALRPGRRHQQFEYVDLLLGPGAEVSLEPPRLKIPAPLVDEAEARLGRARGPRIAVMPGAARGPAKRWPAERFAETARRLAGEDGADIIVLGSGEDRAAAALVAAAAGSHGHNLAGETSVELWAAILSRCDLALANDSGGMHLAAAAGVAGVAIFGRTDPEVTGPLSPVWTVVRAPGAGRRDLRRCDRDAIRRLRAVSVDEVVCACRQRLAISGLRGALSTAN is encoded by the coding sequence TTGAACGCATCTGCTTCCGCTGAGGGAGGGGACTGGCCGCGGCGGGCGGCGATCCTGGGAGTTAACTGGATCGGCGACACGCTGATGAGTGCGCCGGCGGTGGCGGTCTGGCGGCGACGGTATCCTTCGGCGCGACTGCTCATCCTTGCGCGGGCGGCGCCGGCGGCGGTCTGGCGGCTGCTGGGTCTCGGCGACGAGGTGGAGGTGATCGCGCCGGGCGCTCTGGGGTCCTGGCGTGCGGCGGTGGCGCTGCGGGCATGGAGGGCGGAGCTGGTCGCGGTGTGTCCCCACTCGGTGCGGTCGTCATGGATGGCGGCGGTGTCGGGCGCGCCTAAAGTGGTCGGCCTGCCGGGCCCAATGCGCCGGTGGTTTGGGATCGATGTGGTCCGACCGGCGCTTCGTCCGGGCCGGCGGCATCAGCAGTTCGAATATGTGGATCTGCTCTTGGGGCCGGGCGCGGAGGTGTCCTTGGAGCCACCGCGTCTGAAGATCCCCGCGCCACTGGTGGACGAGGCGGAAGCGCGATTGGGGCGCGCCCGCGGCCCGCGCATCGCGGTCATGCCCGGGGCGGCCAGGGGGCCGGCGAAGCGGTGGCCCGCAGAGCGTTTTGCGGAGACGGCCCGACGGTTGGCGGGGGAGGACGGTGCGGACATCATCGTGCTGGGCAGTGGGGAGGACCGGGCGGCGGCGGCGCTTGTCGCGGCGGCGGCCGGCTCGCACGGTCACAACCTCGCCGGCGAGACCTCGGTGGAACTGTGGGCGGCAATTCTGTCACGATGCGATCTGGCGCTCGCGAACGACAGTGGCGGCATGCACCTGGCGGCGGCGGCCGGTGTGGCCGGTGTCGCGATTTTCGGTCGCACGGATCCCGAGGTTACCGGACCGCTGTCGCCGGTTTGGACGGTGGTGCGGGCGCCGGGAGCCGGCAGGCGGGATCTCCGGCGGTGTGATCGCGACGCGATCCGGCGGCTCCGCGCGGTGAGTGTCGACGAGGTCGTGTGCGCATGCCGGCAACGCCTCGCGATCTCTGGGCTGCGTGGTGCGCTGAGCACGGCGAACTGA
- a CDS encoding DUF502 domain-containing protein codes for MTRVFRHIRARIVSGILLLVPLAVTFLVLRFLFRFLLGYLRPIVALMPHGWLPEYAVGALAVFALLLFLYLVGLLTGWVVGRRLLAFGESLLGRIPVVKSVYSWTKNLVEMLSSRDRHAFNSVVLVNFPRPGCQALGFVSGIGRRADGRRQYRVFLPTTPNPTSGYLLLVDEDQLSETTLSVEEGIRMVISGGVLAPESLPVGPPPSSHETGSNLPAP; via the coding sequence ATGACCCGGGTTTTTCGTCACATTCGCGCGCGCATCGTCTCCGGCATCCTTTTGCTGGTGCCGCTGGCCGTGACGTTCCTCGTGCTGCGGTTCCTCTTCCGGTTTCTGCTGGGGTACCTACGGCCGATCGTCGCCCTGATGCCGCACGGATGGCTGCCCGAATACGCGGTCGGCGCCCTCGCGGTGTTCGCGCTGCTGTTGTTCCTCTACCTGGTGGGTCTGCTGACCGGTTGGGTCGTGGGCCGACGGCTGCTGGCGTTCGGCGAGTCACTCCTCGGCCGTATCCCCGTGGTGAAGTCGGTTTACTCGTGGACAAAGAACCTCGTCGAGATGCTTTCCTCCCGCGACCGGCATGCGTTCAATTCGGTGGTGCTGGTGAACTTCCCGCGGCCCGGCTGCCAGGCGTTGGGCTTCGTGAGCGGCATCGGCAGGCGAGCGGATGGCCGGCGCCAGTACCGGGTGTTTCTGCCGACCACGCCCAACCCCACCTCCGGCTACCTGCTGTTGGTCGACGAAGACCAGCTTTCGGAGACCACCCTGAGTGTCGAGGAGGGTATCCGGATGGTCATCTCCGGCGGCGTGCTGGCGCCGGAATCGCTGCCCGTTGGCCCGCCGCCGTCCTCGCACGAAACCGGTTCAAACCTGCCTGCACCATGA
- a CDS encoding HAMP domain-containing histidine kinase yields MASSRPFLPPDAPPLRTAVMIAVSYGGFCLAVILLSSYLVSLLSVSRVQLTELEFWKGIAFVAISTALVFFFSLVLLQRVTERERELARHREALLAAERRAVAGVFASAVAHDINNALSVFHEVLGDHAPSPADLERLRVALAMLDRMTRLLLQAGRDSRVGDPEEFDLPALVREMVDLARIHSRCRSCRIEVEVPERLVCRGHPGLMRQSLLNLILNAAEATGGVGHIRVRVVSAPDGVICVDVDDNGPGVSPAYRARLFEPFFTTRPQGTGLGLVSVRAAAELHGGTAEYDISDLGGARFRIRLPSRLRVGI; encoded by the coding sequence ATGGCGTCGTCGCGGCCGTTCCTGCCCCCGGACGCGCCGCCGCTGCGCACCGCGGTCATGATCGCGGTCTCGTACGGCGGGTTCTGTCTGGCGGTGATCTTGCTGTCGAGCTATCTGGTGAGCCTGCTGTCTGTCTCGCGGGTGCAGCTCACCGAGCTCGAGTTCTGGAAGGGCATCGCGTTCGTCGCGATTTCGACCGCGCTGGTGTTCTTCTTTTCGCTGGTGTTGCTGCAGAGGGTGACCGAGCGCGAGCGAGAGCTGGCGCGCCATCGGGAGGCGCTGTTGGCGGCGGAGCGGCGCGCGGTGGCGGGCGTGTTTGCGTCGGCGGTTGCGCACGACATCAACAATGCGCTCTCGGTGTTCCATGAGGTGCTGGGGGACCATGCCCCCTCGCCGGCGGACCTCGAGCGGTTGCGCGTTGCGCTAGCGATGCTCGACCGGATGACGCGGCTGCTGCTGCAGGCGGGCCGGGACAGCCGGGTGGGGGATCCTGAGGAGTTCGACCTCCCGGCGCTGGTGCGGGAGATGGTGGACCTGGCGCGGATTCATTCGCGGTGCCGGAGCTGCCGGATCGAGGTCGAGGTTCCGGAGCGATTGGTGTGCCGGGGACATCCCGGATTGATGCGGCAATCGTTGTTGAACCTGATCCTGAACGCGGCGGAGGCGACCGGCGGGGTGGGCCATATTCGCGTGCGGGTGGTGAGCGCACCGGATGGGGTGATCTGCGTGGATGTGGACGACAACGGACCGGGTGTGTCGCCGGCATATCGGGCGCGGCTTTTTGAACCATTCTTCACGACGCGGCCGCAGGGGACTGGCCTTGGGCTGGTCTCGGTGCGCGCGGCGGCGGAGCTGCACGGCGGCACCGCGGAGTATGACATTTCGGACCTCGGCGGAGCCCGGTTCCGGATCAGACTGCCGTCCCGACTGCGGGTCGGCATTTGA